From one Dysidea avara chromosome 9, odDysAvar1.4, whole genome shotgun sequence genomic stretch:
- the LOC136266012 gene encoding carboxyl-terminal PDZ ligand of neuronal nitric oxide synthase protein-like, translated as MVTLETNTLAFARESFARLSTRLSRRFSQRNRDYNFINDTQDTRLPLHNEDAFGHGIRFKSKFIGSLEITKPSSKLDIIAAMRRIRYEFKVKGIRKVRCYLQVSVDGAKVTKRKSKRKSKTYTDEQLFIMQHPVYRIFYVAHDSQDLNIFCYITREVPSNTFRCNVFKSAKRNQALHIVRTIGQAFDVCHKANPKPQFKRPEKTDDNEKPPNETNIDDAIEKASEKAAEEKSGEPVTPGSTDLDAAVAATQKEEQPAKASQPDHDEGKDLMHFNPDELNIPNGTSDTNLDPLFGGVNAQVSSRARTDDNRESVIEQNLFADDSKKEFSSSFLGEMLVGGQMAGGASVSAPVMWEFEKKQMSAQISLLSTQLETETSSRIEAQAQVQHLLTQNKQLLNHVQQLTSQLQKIQQQQTEETDGQPNTNANNNNSDAFNVSSSSSSSKSTSVSPEIVDQVEATADHQSNNPSPQAMNPLFEYSSDEINLNSNPLPGDPFLVDPFSSSNGVSVEMGGGDSS; from the exons ATGGTTACGCTGGAAACAAACACTTTGGCCTTCGCCCGAGAAAGTTTTGCTAGGCTGTCTACCAGGCTATCACGCAGATTTA GCCAGCGAAATAGGGACTATAATTTCATCAATGACACCCAGGATACTAGACTGCCACTTCACAATGAAGATGCCTTCGGCCATGGAATCAGGTTTAAATCCAAG TTCATTGGTAGTCTGGAAATTACTAAACCCAGTTCAAAACTGGACATTATTGCTGCAATGAGAAGAATTAGG TATGAATTCAAGGTAAAAGGAATAAGAAAAGTCCGTTGTTATCTGCAAGTGTCAGTGGATGGCGCTAAAGTCACTAAAAGAAAGAGCAAAAGG AAGAGCAAGACATATACAGATGAACAACTGTTCATTATGCAGCATCCTGTGTACAG AATTTTCTATGTGGCACATGATTCACAGGATCTCAATATTTTCTGCTACATCACTCGTGAAGTGCCCAGTAACACTTTTAGGTGTAACGTTTTTAAGTCTGCCAAACGG AACCAGGCACTTCACATTGTGCGAACTATTGGCCAGGCTTTTGATGTTTGTCATAAAGCTAATCCTAAGCCACAGTTTAAGCGGCCAGAAAAGACTGATGATAATGAGAAACCACCTAATGAAACCAACATTGACGATGCCATTGAAAAGGCCAGTGAGAAAGCTGCTGAGGAAAAGAGTGGCGAGCCAGTTACACCAGGTAGTACTGATCTTGACGCTGCAGTTGCAGCTACACAGAAAGAAGAGCAACCAGCAAAAGCTTCTCAGCCTGATCATGATGAAGGCAAGGACTTGATGCACTTTAATCCAGATGAATTGAACATACCAAACGGGACATCTGATACTAATCTTGATCCTCTGTTTGGGGGAGTGAATGCACAGGTATCTTCTAGAGCAAGAACAGATGACAATCGAGAG TCTGTTATAGAACAAAACCTTTTTGCCGATGACAGTAAAAAGGAGTTCAGCTCATCTTTCCTAGGGGAGATGTTAGTTGGTGGACAGATGGCCGGGGGTGCATCAGTATCAGCACCAGTCATGTGGGAATTTGAAAAGAAACAAATGTCAGCTCAGATAAGTTTACTTAGTACGCAGTTGGAAACAGAAACATCATCCAGAATTGAAGCAcag GCTCAAGTGCAGCACTTGTTAACACAGAACAAACAATTACTTAATCATGTACAGCAGTTGACATCAcagctacagaaaatacagcagCAGCAGACAGAGGAAACAGATGGACAGCCAAACAccaatgctaataataataatagtgatgCCTTTAACGTTAGCTCTTCTAGTTCGTCATCCAAAAGCACTTCAGTTTCACCTGAAATCGTTGACCAAGTAGAGGCCACTGCTGATCACCAGAGCAACAACCCTTCCCCTCAGGCAATGAATCCACTGTTTGAGTATTCGTCTGACGAAATCAATTTGAATTCTAACCCATTGCCAGGGGACCCTTTCTTAGTAGATCCATTTAGCTCTTCCAATGGTGTGTCAGTAGAAATGGGTGGTGGTGATAGTTCTTAA